In the genome of Montipora foliosa isolate CH-2021 chromosome 3, ASM3666993v2, whole genome shotgun sequence, one region contains:
- the LOC137997207 gene encoding uncharacterized protein isoform X1 yields the protein MVLSLYGVKKPTSLTIVDQQQANNERGSKNLQVSCCYDLKKGQDTVSIEHSCLVNAGNTWIIDVKCRPKQMVVKAPSGQSDRWRSLKEVYPDAKIEHKHNDIEVTLPLLPEDIEIAAFGRPGKNDKKRMQMVVLAEQPRQGQNWKILIYLVDDTTTAFKQVCQKEEKRHRKLLVPVAGIFVSNSDEDIRIELDALEHGWKIKGSKVKTIKASAAWNPPENATDFPSCHFDIIHVDKTKQSFFCGITASHENDTARSEIVTYFKRERGQEIIQTSKNLPKASKYQCLQSKDAGESLSVFWFWLFFLRSLIVQALHSRGTVPTNQNQRFMTKKDNSADTLNKISVHLTEQTLGFSHV from the exons ATGGTACTGTCACTCTACGGAGTTAAAAAACCAACAAGTTTGACTATTG ttgACCAACAACAGGCCAACAACGAGCGGGGCTCAAAAAACCTTCAAGTCAGCTGCTGTTACGACCTCAAGAAAGGACAAGACACTGTATCAATTGAGCACAGCTGTCTGGTGAACGCAGGTAACACATGGATTATCGATGTGAAATGTCGACCGAAACAAATGGTCGTCAAAGCGCCATCTGGACAATCAGACCGCTGGAGAAGCCTAAAGGAGGTTTACCCTGATGCAAAAATAGAACACAAACATAATGACATCGAAGTAACCCTTCCACTGCTACCGGAAGACATTGAAATCGCTGCTTTTGGACGACCAGGAAAAAACGACAAGAAACGAATGCAAATGGTGGTTCTTGCAGAGCAACCAAGGCAAGGACAAAACTGGAAGATTTTGATCTATCTGGTAGATGATACGACAACAGCATTTAAG CAGGTGTgccagaaagaagaaaaaagacatCGAAAACTTCTGGTTCCAGTGGCTGGGATCTTTGTGTCCAACAGTGATGAGGATATCAGAATTGAACTCGATGCATTGGAACACGGATGGAAGATCAAAGGAAGTAAAGTGAAG ACCATCAAAGCAAGCGCTGCTTGGAATCCGCCAGAAAACGCCACAGATTTTCCCAGCTGCCATTTTGATATCATCCACGTGGACAAAACAAAGCAATCATTTTTCTGCGGAATCACAGCATCGCATGAAAACGACACTGCGAGATCAGAGATTGTGACCTATTTTAAACGA GAGAGAGGTCAAGAAATCATTCAAACTTCGAAGAACTTACCGAAAGCCAGTAAATACCAGTGTCTTCAATCGAAAG ATGCCGGTGAATCGCTATCAGTTTTCtggttttggttattttttcttcGATCTTTGATCGTTCAAGCCTTGCACTCAAGAG GTACAGTTCCGACCAATCAAAATCAGCGTTTTATGACAAAGAAGGATAATTCAGCAGACACCCTTAACAAAATTTCAGTCCATCTCACTGAACAAACTCTTGGCTTCTCTCACGTCTag
- the LOC137997207 gene encoding uncharacterized protein isoform X2: MVLSLYGVKKPTSLTIVDQQQANNERGSKNLQVSCCYDLKKGQDTVSIEHSCLVNAGNTWIIDVKCRPKQMVVKAPSGQSDRWRSLKEVYPDAKIEHKHNDIEVTLPLLPEDIEIAAFGRPGKNDKKRMQMVVLAEQPRQGQNWKILIYLVDDTTTAFKVCQKEEKRHRKLLVPVAGIFVSNSDEDIRIELDALEHGWKIKGSKVKTIKASAAWNPPENATDFPSCHFDIIHVDKTKQSFFCGITASHENDTARSEIVTYFKRERGQEIIQTSKNLPKASKYQCLQSKDAGESLSVFWFWLFFLRSLIVQALHSRGTVPTNQNQRFMTKKDNSADTLNKISVHLTEQTLGFSHV; this comes from the exons ATGGTACTGTCACTCTACGGAGTTAAAAAACCAACAAGTTTGACTATTG ttgACCAACAACAGGCCAACAACGAGCGGGGCTCAAAAAACCTTCAAGTCAGCTGCTGTTACGACCTCAAGAAAGGACAAGACACTGTATCAATTGAGCACAGCTGTCTGGTGAACGCAGGTAACACATGGATTATCGATGTGAAATGTCGACCGAAACAAATGGTCGTCAAAGCGCCATCTGGACAATCAGACCGCTGGAGAAGCCTAAAGGAGGTTTACCCTGATGCAAAAATAGAACACAAACATAATGACATCGAAGTAACCCTTCCACTGCTACCGGAAGACATTGAAATCGCTGCTTTTGGACGACCAGGAAAAAACGACAAGAAACGAATGCAAATGGTGGTTCTTGCAGAGCAACCAAGGCAAGGACAAAACTGGAAGATTTTGATCTATCTGGTAGATGATACGACAACAGCATTTAAG GTGTgccagaaagaagaaaaaagacatCGAAAACTTCTGGTTCCAGTGGCTGGGATCTTTGTGTCCAACAGTGATGAGGATATCAGAATTGAACTCGATGCATTGGAACACGGATGGAAGATCAAAGGAAGTAAAGTGAAG ACCATCAAAGCAAGCGCTGCTTGGAATCCGCCAGAAAACGCCACAGATTTTCCCAGCTGCCATTTTGATATCATCCACGTGGACAAAACAAAGCAATCATTTTTCTGCGGAATCACAGCATCGCATGAAAACGACACTGCGAGATCAGAGATTGTGACCTATTTTAAACGA GAGAGAGGTCAAGAAATCATTCAAACTTCGAAGAACTTACCGAAAGCCAGTAAATACCAGTGTCTTCAATCGAAAG ATGCCGGTGAATCGCTATCAGTTTTCtggttttggttattttttcttcGATCTTTGATCGTTCAAGCCTTGCACTCAAGAG GTACAGTTCCGACCAATCAAAATCAGCGTTTTATGACAAAGAAGGATAATTCAGCAGACACCCTTAACAAAATTTCAGTCCATCTCACTGAACAAACTCTTGGCTTCTCTCACGTCTag